A portion of the Anoxybacillus gonensis genome contains these proteins:
- a CDS encoding Mrp/NBP35 family ATP-binding protein, with the protein MLTEKQVVELLETIYDPFLKKTFKETGAIQEVKINEEKGLVSVKIALAKTGTAEQLQVQQTVVQRLKDAGASSVGLRFAQLPLEEERLTNEPIYLAIASGKGGVGKSTVSVNLAVSLARLGKKVGLIDADIYGFSVPDMMGITERPIVRGEKIIPVERFGVKVISMGFFVEDNSPVIWRGPMLGKMLKNFFDEVEWGELDYLLLDLPPGTGDVALDVHTMLPTSKEIIVTTPHPTAAFVAARAGAMAVRTNHEVVGVIENMSYFESKTTGEREYIFGKGGGQKLAEELQTDLLGQLPLGQPDWNDDDFAPSVYGEDHPIGKVYMDIAKKIIAKLR; encoded by the coding sequence ATGTTGACAGAAAAACAAGTTGTGGAGCTGCTTGAAACGATTTACGACCCTTTTTTGAAAAAAACGTTTAAAGAAACAGGAGCGATTCAAGAAGTCAAAATAAATGAAGAAAAAGGGCTAGTAAGCGTAAAAATTGCTTTAGCTAAAACAGGGACGGCGGAACAACTTCAAGTGCAACAGACGGTTGTACAACGTTTAAAAGATGCAGGAGCATCATCTGTTGGGCTTCGTTTTGCTCAATTGCCGTTAGAAGAGGAAAGATTAACGAATGAACCGATTTATTTAGCGATTGCAAGCGGGAAAGGTGGAGTAGGGAAATCGACCGTATCCGTTAATTTAGCTGTTTCGCTTGCACGTCTTGGGAAAAAAGTTGGATTAATCGATGCGGATATTTACGGATTCAGTGTGCCGGATATGATGGGGATTACAGAACGACCAATCGTCCGTGGAGAAAAAATTATTCCGGTTGAGCGGTTTGGTGTGAAAGTAATTTCTATGGGGTTTTTTGTAGAAGATAATTCACCAGTGATTTGGCGCGGACCGATGCTCGGCAAAATGTTAAAAAACTTTTTTGATGAAGTGGAATGGGGAGAATTGGATTATTTACTATTAGATTTACCACCAGGCACAGGGGATGTAGCGTTAGATGTGCATACGATGCTTCCGACATCGAAAGAAATTATTGTGACGACGCCTCATCCAACGGCTGCTTTTGTTGCCGCAAGAGCGGGGGCGATGGCTGTTCGGACGAATCATGAAGTTGTCGGTGTTATTGAAAATATGTCATATTTTGAAAGCAAAACAACAGGTGAAAGAGAATATATTTTTGGAAAAGGCGGTGGTCAAAAATTAGCTGAAGAATTACAGACGGACTTACTTGGTCAGTTACCGCTCGGACAACCTGACTGGAACGATGATGATTTTGCCCCTTCTGTATATGGTGAAGATCATCCAATTGGAAAAGTGTATATGGATATTGCTAAAAAAATTATTGCAAAGTTACGATGA
- the gerD gene encoding spore germination lipoprotein GerD, producing the protein MMNRTFLLLAFSCVLALAGCAQQEKTPAQPDYDQTKKMVVDILKTDEGKKAIQEVMSDEKVKQQLVMDQEVVKKTIEETLTSDKGKAFWKKAFEDPKFAQNFAKSMKEEHEKLLKALMKDPEYQAMIVDIMQNPEMKKLIQTEMKNKDFRAHLQKVITETFSSPLFKAKIEDILIKAAEEMQGGKKKSDQEGSSEDQTA; encoded by the coding sequence ATGATGAATCGAACATTTTTGCTCCTCGCATTTAGTTGTGTATTAGCGCTAGCAGGGTGCGCTCAACAAGAAAAAACTCCTGCACAACCTGATTACGATCAAACGAAAAAAATGGTCGTTGATATTTTAAAAACGGATGAAGGGAAAAAAGCGATTCAAGAAGTGATGAGCGATGAAAAAGTAAAACAGCAGCTCGTCATGGATCAAGAAGTTGTAAAAAAAACGATTGAGGAAACGTTAACTTCAGACAAAGGAAAAGCGTTTTGGAAAAAAGCGTTCGAAGACCCAAAGTTCGCTCAAAATTTTGCGAAAAGCATGAAAGAAGAACATGAAAAATTATTGAAAGCGCTAATGAAAGACCCTGAATATCAAGCAATGATTGTAGACATTATGCAAAACCCAGAAATGAAAAAATTAATACAAACAGAGATGAAAAATAAAGATTTCCGCGCCCATTTGCAAAAAGTCATTACAGAAACATTTAGCAGCCCGCTATTTAAAGCAAAAATTGAAGATATTCTCATCAAAGCAGCAGAAGAAATGCAAGGCGGTAAGAAAAAATCCGATCAAGAGGGATCAAGCGAGGATCAAACAGCATAA
- a CDS encoding KinB-signaling pathway activation protein — MNSRKWVQLFFSTLFVGGISTGIVGFAVKWNEYAHLFTSFEIKEILSVLVWLIGVGFIFSVISQMGFFAYLTIHRFGLGVFRSVSLWNAVQIVLIAFVLFDLVYFRYQLFAKEGESIVSYVLVALFIFLFGLIVAYVKMRETNKEAFIPALFFMVVVTVIEWFPVLRINEENWLYLMLFPLLICNAYQLLMLHRLLRK, encoded by the coding sequence GTGAATAGTCGAAAGTGGGTTCAATTGTTTTTTTCAACATTGTTTGTCGGTGGAATAAGTACAGGGATTGTTGGATTTGCTGTAAAGTGGAATGAATACGCACATCTTTTTACATCGTTTGAGATAAAAGAAATTTTATCTGTTCTCGTTTGGCTGATTGGAGTGGGCTTCATTTTTAGCGTCATTAGTCAAATGGGTTTTTTTGCGTATTTAACGATTCATCGTTTTGGTCTCGGGGTTTTTCGTTCCGTCAGTTTATGGAATGCAGTACAAATCGTTCTCATTGCTTTTGTGTTATTTGATCTCGTTTATTTTCGTTATCAGCTGTTTGCCAAAGAAGGAGAATCCATCGTTAGTTACGTGCTTGTTGCTTTATTTATTTTTCTGTTTGGACTTATTGTTGCATACGTAAAAATGCGTGAAACAAACAAAGAGGCGTTTATTCCTGCCCTGTTTTTTATGGTTGTTGTGACGGTAATCGAATGGTTTCCGGTATTGAGAATTAACGAAGAAAATTGGTTATATTTAATGTTGTTCCCGTTACTAATTTGCAACGCGTACCAATTACTTATGTTGCATAGACTGTTACGGAAATAA
- the pdaB gene encoding polysaccharide deacetylase family sporulation protein PdaB yields the protein MKFFYILDGKKLKKWLLIISIAFVTASIFYIQQLASESVFSTDPGPKAIYKVENKKNEFALTFDISWGETNALTVLNVLKKHGVKATFFLSASWAERHPRIVKKMIEDGHEIGSMGYEYKNYTELERGKIIRDLAQAKKVFDTLGIKHTPFLRVPTGNFNKNVLKVVHSFGHTVVHWSVDSKDWLNPGVHAIVENVTKNARSGDIILLHASDSAKQTASALEQIIIWMKKEGYKSVPISDLVNNAHMKSKEIK from the coding sequence TTGAAGTTTTTTTATATACTCGACGGAAAAAAGCTTAAAAAATGGCTTCTTATTATATCAATCGCCTTTGTCACAGCCTCTATTTTTTATATTCAACAACTCGCAAGCGAATCTGTATTTTCTACCGATCCCGGACCAAAAGCCATTTACAAAGTCGAAAATAAGAAAAACGAGTTTGCTTTGACATTTGATATTAGTTGGGGGGAAACAAATGCTTTAACTGTTTTAAACGTATTAAAAAAACACGGGGTAAAAGCTACATTTTTCTTATCTGCTTCTTGGGCTGAACGCCACCCTCGCATCGTAAAAAAAATGATCGAAGATGGTCATGAAATTGGTAGTATGGGTTATGAGTACAAAAATTATACTGAACTTGAGCGCGGAAAAATTATTCGTGACTTAGCACAAGCTAAAAAAGTGTTTGATACGTTAGGCATTAAACATACTCCTTTCCTTCGTGTGCCGACAGGAAATTTTAATAAAAACGTTTTGAAAGTTGTTCATTCCTTTGGTCATACGGTCGTCCATTGGAGCGTTGATTCGAAAGATTGGCTTAATCCTGGGGTACATGCCATTGTTGAAAACGTCACGAAAAACGCTAGAAGCGGCGATATTATATTACTTCATGCATCAGATTCAGCGAAACAAACCGCCTCAGCATTAGAACAAATTATCATATGGATGAAAAAAGAAGGATATAAGAGCGTACCAATATCCGATCTTGTCAACAATGCTCATATGAAAAGTAAAGAAATAAAATGA
- the rocF gene encoding arginase, translated as MNISIIGVPMDLGQTRRGVDMGPSAIRYAGVVERLESLNHDIEDLGDIQIGRAERVQDVTNPKLRNLKAVAEANEKLASAVDEVVTRGRFPLVLGGDHSIAIGTLAGVAKHYKNLGVIWYDAHGDLNTEETSPSGNIHGMPLAASLGLGHPALTMIGGYSPKVKPENIVIIGARALDEGEKQLIKEKGIKIYTMHEVDRLGMTKVMEETIAYLKERTDGVHLSLDLDGLDPHDAPGVGTPVIGGLTYRESHLAMEMLAEAQIITSAEFVEVNPILDERNKTAATAVALMGSLFGEKLV; from the coding sequence ATGAACATTTCGATTATTGGAGTGCCAATGGATTTAGGACAAACACGCCGCGGTGTTGATATGGGGCCAAGCGCCATTCGTTATGCTGGCGTAGTGGAACGTTTAGAAAGCTTAAATCATGATATTGAAGATTTAGGAGATATTCAAATTGGTCGTGCTGAGCGCGTCCAAGATGTGACGAATCCAAAATTAAGAAATTTGAAAGCGGTTGCTGAAGCAAATGAAAAACTTGCTTCTGCGGTCGATGAAGTTGTAACAAGAGGTCGTTTTCCGCTTGTACTTGGTGGCGATCATAGTATTGCGATCGGGACGCTTGCAGGAGTAGCTAAACATTATAAAAACTTAGGTGTTATTTGGTATGATGCGCATGGAGATTTGAATACGGAGGAAACGTCGCCTTCTGGAAATATTCACGGTATGCCGCTCGCTGCAAGTTTAGGGCTTGGCCATCCGGCTTTAACGATGATCGGTGGATATAGTCCAAAAGTGAAGCCAGAAAACATTGTAATTATCGGTGCTCGTGCACTTGATGAAGGGGAAAAACAATTAATTAAAGAAAAAGGAATTAAAATATATACGATGCATGAAGTCGATCGTCTGGGCATGACAAAAGTGATGGAAGAGACAATCGCCTATTTAAAAGAGCGGACAGACGGTGTCCACTTGTCTCTTGACTTAGATGGTCTCGATCCACATGATGCACCGGGAGTTGGCACACCGGTAATTGGTGGACTGACATATCGTGAAAGCCATTTAGCGATGGAAATGTTAGCTGAAGCTCAAATCATCACTTCAGCGGAATTTGTTGAAGTCAATCCGATTTTAGATGAGCGGAATAAAACAGCTGCAACCGCTGTTGCTTTAATGGGATCATTGTTTGGTGAGAAGCTTGTATGA
- the sigW gene encoding RNA polymerase sigma factor SigW, which yields MDMFIKQRIKAIKKGDQSAFADIVEMYKDKIYQLCYRMLGNRHEAEDAAQEAFIRAYVNIHTYDPTMKFSSWLYRIATNLSIDRMRKKKPDVYLDAEVSGTDGLTMYSQLADEGASPEDALESLELQQMVQEAILKLPEKYRTVIVLKYIDELSLQEISDILNLPIGTVKTRIHRGREALRKHLGHL from the coding sequence ATGGACATGTTTATTAAACAACGCATTAAAGCGATTAAAAAAGGAGATCAAAGCGCGTTTGCAGATATTGTCGAAATGTACAAGGATAAAATTTATCAACTGTGCTATCGCATGTTAGGAAATCGTCATGAAGCAGAAGATGCTGCACAAGAAGCGTTCATTCGGGCGTATGTCAACATTCATACATACGATCCGACAATGAAGTTTTCTTCTTGGTTATATCGCATTGCGACGAATTTATCGATTGATCGCATGCGTAAAAAAAAGCCCGATGTTTATTTAGATGCAGAAGTGTCAGGGACAGACGGATTAACGATGTACTCGCAGCTTGCAGATGAAGGAGCTTCTCCGGAAGATGCGTTAGAAAGCTTAGAGTTACAACAAATGGTACAAGAAGCGATTTTAAAGCTACCAGAAAAATATCGCACTGTCATCGTCTTAAAATATATTGACGAGCTATCACTGCAAGAAATTAGTGACATTTTAAATTTGCCAATTGGTACAGTGAAAACGCGTATTCATCGTGGTCGTGAAGCATTGCGTAAACATTTAGGCCATTTATGA
- a CDS encoding anti-sigma factor family protein, whose product MPCSEKIVQWMHDYLDGDIQKEEEQRLRSHIQQCEACREHFYALEKTVAFVENVSHFTPSDDFVKKVMYNLPREKRRVRWKRWFTHHPFLTAASLFLLLSTSSLWAVWQEDNEFSFSKQEHLIVQNHTVIVPEGKVVEGDIVVRNGDIKIEGEVHGNVTVINGHKYLASAGEVTGQIEEVNEVFDWIWYNVKRVGYNIAKTLTK is encoded by the coding sequence ATGCCATGCTCTGAAAAAATCGTTCAATGGATGCATGATTACTTAGACGGAGACATTCAAAAAGAAGAAGAGCAACGATTGCGCAGCCATATTCAACAATGTGAAGCATGTCGAGAGCATTTTTATGCATTGGAAAAAACGGTGGCGTTTGTCGAAAATGTCTCCCACTTTACCCCTTCAGACGATTTCGTTAAAAAAGTGATGTATAATTTACCTCGTGAAAAACGGCGTGTGCGTTGGAAACGATGGTTTACTCATCATCCGTTTTTGACTGCCGCCTCGTTGTTCCTTTTGCTAAGCACGAGCAGTTTATGGGCAGTTTGGCAAGAGGATAATGAATTTTCGTTTTCTAAACAAGAACATTTAATTGTTCAAAATCATACGGTCATCGTACCAGAAGGGAAAGTTGTTGAAGGGGATATTGTTGTCCGAAACGGCGATATTAAAATTGAAGGAGAAGTGCACGGCAATGTGACGGTCATTAACGGCCATAAATATTTAGCTTCTGCTGGCGAAGTTACCGGACAAATTGAAGAAGTTAATGAAGTATTTGATTGGATTTGGTATAATGTAAAAAGAGTCGGTTACAATATCGCCAAAACATTAACGAAATAG
- the cdaA gene encoding diadenylate cyclase CdaA produces MPFGELPTFVNYLIKFVDILVVWFVIYKLIMVVRGTKAIQLLKGIIVIILVRIVSSFIGLSTLQWLMDQAITWGFLAIIIIFQPELRRALEQLGRGKLFSRSTTPEEEEQTHMIEAIVKATEYMAKRRIGALISIERETGMGDYIETGIPLQAHVSSELLINIFIPNTPLHDGAVIIQKNQIAAASCYLPLSESPFISKELGTRHRAALGISEVTDSITVVVSEETGAVSVTKNGELYRDLKLDVLRELLTKELVQPKTTSSSRWQWRAKKSG; encoded by the coding sequence ATGCCATTTGGAGAGCTCCCGACATTTGTAAATTACCTCATTAAGTTTGTGGACATTCTCGTTGTCTGGTTCGTCATTTACAAGCTGATTATGGTTGTGCGCGGTACGAAGGCCATACAACTGCTTAAAGGAATTATTGTCATCATTCTCGTCCGAATTGTAAGTAGCTTTATCGGATTAAGCACATTGCAATGGTTGATGGATCAAGCGATCACATGGGGTTTTTTAGCTATTATTATCATTTTTCAACCGGAGCTACGCCGAGCGCTCGAACAGCTCGGAAGGGGCAAATTGTTTTCGCGAAGCACGACGCCTGAAGAGGAAGAACAAACGCATATGATCGAAGCGATTGTAAAAGCAACAGAGTATATGGCCAAACGGCGAATTGGAGCTCTTATTTCTATTGAAAGAGAAACAGGAATGGGCGATTATATTGAAACTGGCATTCCGTTACAAGCACATGTTTCATCAGAGCTACTGATTAACATTTTTATTCCGAATACCCCGCTTCACGATGGGGCTGTCATTATTCAAAAAAATCAAATTGCTGCCGCATCTTGTTATTTGCCGCTGTCGGAAAGCCCGTTTATTTCTAAAGAACTTGGCACAAGGCATCGCGCTGCGTTAGGTATTAGTGAAGTGACAGACAGCATTACCGTCGTTGTGTCTGAGGAAACGGGAGCGGTTTCTGTCACGAAAAATGGGGAGCTTTACCGCGACTTAAAGTTAGATGTATTGCGAGAATTGCTGACGAAAGAGCTCGTTCAACCGAAGACAACTTCTTCATCTCGTTGGCAGTGGAGGGCGAAAAAAAGTGGATAA
- a CDS encoding CdaR family protein encodes MDKWMNSPWFIRIFSLLLALMIYVSVNIETQSNSTSRNTVGQTDVETVTDVPVVAYYDQENLVVSGIPQSVNVMLEGPKSIVTPTKLQRDFEVYVDLSKLPIGKHTVPVKYRNISEKLRVTIDPATITVTIDERVSKDFSVEVDFINKSQIADGYSPEQPIVKPNIVKVTGAKTLIDKVALVKARVDLKGVEETIERESKVTVYDKEGNVLSLDVEPSIVDITVPIKSPSKTVPLKIDRKGTLREGLSISKMEVIPSEVTIFGQKAKIDDIEFISGIEVDLSDITGNTTLQVDVPVPKGVKAVDPAKVTILIEVEQEKERTFGQVPIEVIGLNDAYKAEFIDPADGNIALTALGAQSVLNAIQLKDIEVYLNVSELGIGEHDVPIEVNGPQNVRWRLPQKEATIRITRNE; translated from the coding sequence GTGGATAAATGGATGAATAGCCCATGGTTTATACGCATTTTTTCTTTGTTGCTAGCGCTTATGATTTACGTTTCTGTGAATATTGAAACACAATCAAACAGCACGTCAAGAAATACGGTCGGTCAAACCGATGTCGAAACAGTGACGGACGTTCCCGTCGTCGCATATTACGATCAAGAAAACCTTGTTGTTTCTGGTATCCCACAATCGGTGAATGTCATGCTTGAGGGGCCGAAAAGCATCGTTACGCCAACGAAGCTGCAACGAGATTTTGAAGTATATGTTGATTTATCTAAACTGCCAATTGGTAAGCATACAGTTCCTGTGAAATACCGAAATATTTCTGAAAAGTTACGCGTTACTATTGATCCAGCGACAATTACTGTGACGATTGACGAGCGTGTGTCAAAAGATTTTTCTGTGGAAGTCGATTTTATTAATAAATCACAAATTGCAGACGGTTATTCACCGGAACAACCAATTGTGAAGCCAAATATTGTGAAGGTGACAGGGGCAAAAACGCTAATTGACAAAGTTGCGTTAGTAAAGGCACGTGTTGACTTAAAAGGAGTCGAAGAAACGATTGAGCGAGAGTCGAAAGTGACGGTGTATGACAAAGAAGGAAATGTGTTGTCTCTTGATGTGGAACCGTCTATTGTTGATATTACTGTGCCAATTAAAAGTCCAAGCAAAACAGTTCCATTAAAAATTGATCGAAAAGGAACGCTACGGGAAGGATTAAGCATTAGTAAAATGGAAGTGATTCCGAGCGAAGTTACAATTTTTGGACAAAAAGCAAAAATTGACGACATCGAATTTATTAGCGGCATTGAAGTCGATTTAAGCGATATTACAGGCAATACAACTTTACAAGTCGATGTGCCTGTACCAAAAGGAGTAAAAGCTGTAGATCCAGCAAAAGTTACAATTTTAATTGAAGTGGAGCAAGAAAAAGAGAGAACGTTTGGTCAAGTTCCAATTGAAGTGATTGGACTAAACGATGCATACAAGGCAGAATTTATCGATCCTGCCGATGGAAATATTGCGCTAACTGCTTTAGGAGCTCAAAGTGTACTGAATGCTATTCAGTTGAAAGATATTGAGGTATACTTAAACGTTAGTGAATTAGGCATTGGAGAACATGACGTTCCAATTGAAGTCAATGGACCTCAAAATGTTCGATGGAGACTACCACAAAAAGAAGCAACGATTCGTATCACAAGAAATGAGTAA
- the glmM gene encoding phosphoglucosamine mutase, whose protein sequence is MGKYFGTDGVRGIANSELTPELAFKIGRFGGYVLTKDKERPKVLIGRDTRISGHMLEGALVAGLLSIGAEVMRLGVISTPGVAYLTKALGAQAGVMISASHNPVQDNGIKFFGPDGFKLSDEQELEIEALLDSEQDTLPRPIGKDLGQVNDYFEGGQKYLQYLKQTVDEDFSGIHVALDCAHGATSSLATHLFADLDADVSTMGASPNGLNINEGVGSTHPEALAAFVKEKGADVGLAFDGDGDRLIAVDENGQIVDGDQIMYICAKYLHEQGRLKHQTVVSTVMSNLGFYKALEAQGIKSVQTAVGDRYVVEEMKKNGYNLGGEQSGHIIFLDYNTTGDGLLTALQLVNIMKMTKKPLSELAGEMKKYPQKLVNVKVTDKHEAIANEEVQRVIREVEEEMAGNGRILVRPSGTEPLVRVMAEAPTNELCDQYVERIASVIRERFGA, encoded by the coding sequence ATGGGTAAGTATTTTGGAACAGACGGTGTGCGAGGGATTGCCAATAGCGAATTAACGCCAGAATTAGCTTTTAAAATTGGCCGTTTTGGTGGCTACGTATTAACAAAAGATAAAGAACGTCCGAAAGTGCTAATCGGGCGCGATACGCGCATTTCTGGTCATATGCTGGAAGGAGCGCTAGTGGCAGGACTGCTTTCCATTGGGGCAGAAGTGATGCGCCTCGGTGTTATTTCTACACCGGGCGTCGCATATTTAACAAAAGCGTTAGGCGCACAAGCAGGGGTTATGATTTCTGCTTCGCATAACCCTGTCCAAGATAATGGGATTAAGTTTTTTGGACCAGATGGTTTTAAACTTTCTGATGAACAAGAGTTAGAAATTGAAGCGCTTCTCGATAGTGAACAAGATACGTTACCACGCCCGATCGGGAAAGATTTAGGGCAAGTAAACGATTACTTTGAAGGCGGACAAAAATATTTACAATATTTAAAGCAAACGGTGGACGAAGATTTTTCAGGCATTCACGTTGCGCTTGATTGTGCGCACGGTGCGACGTCGTCATTAGCGACACATTTATTTGCTGATTTAGATGCCGATGTGTCTACGATGGGCGCATCTCCAAACGGATTAAACATTAACGAAGGTGTCGGTTCGACACATCCAGAGGCGTTGGCTGCGTTTGTGAAGGAAAAAGGAGCAGATGTAGGTTTAGCGTTCGATGGCGATGGCGACCGATTAATTGCGGTTGATGAAAACGGTCAAATCGTTGATGGCGATCAAATTATGTACATTTGCGCAAAATATTTACACGAACAAGGTCGCTTGAAACATCAAACGGTCGTTTCGACGGTGATGAGCAACCTTGGTTTTTATAAAGCGCTTGAAGCACAAGGAATCAAAAGCGTACAAACAGCAGTTGGCGACCGTTACGTCGTCGAAGAAATGAAAAAGAACGGCTACAATTTAGGTGGAGAACAATCGGGGCATATTATTTTCCTCGATTACAATACGACAGGCGACGGGTTACTGACGGCGTTACAGCTTGTCAACATTATGAAAATGACGAAAAAGCCGCTTTCTGAGCTAGCGGGGGAAATGAAAAAATATCCACAAAAATTAGTGAATGTGAAAGTAACAGACAAACATGAGGCGATTGCGAATGAAGAGGTGCAGCGTGTCATTCGCGAAGTAGAAGAGGAGATGGCTGGAAACGGCCGCATTCTCGTTCGTCCGTCTGGTACGGAGCCGCTCGTTCGCGTGATGGCAGAAGCGCCAACAAACGAACTTTGCGATCAATACGTCGAGCGCATTGCGTCTGTTATTCGCGAACGCTTTGGCGCATAA
- the glmS gene encoding glutamine--fructose-6-phosphate transaminase (isomerizing), which translates to MCGIVGYIGEQPSKEILLYGLEKLEYRGYDSAGIALLNETGVHVFKEKGRIADLRAIVAEDVDAPLGIGHTRWATHGVPNRVNAHPHQSASGRFTLVHNGVIENYELLKRDYLAHVSFKSDTDTEVIVQLIETFVNDGLSVEEAFRKALSLLKGSYAIALIDAENDGVIYAAKNKSPLLAGLGEGFNVVASDALAMLQVTNQYVELMDKEIVIVTKESVTIKKLNGEVVERAPYVAELDASDIEKGTYPYYMLKEIDEQPLVIRRLIEKYRNEQGELAIDEEIVQAVNEADRLYIVACGTSYHAGLVGKQLIENWAKIPVEVHIASEFSYNMPLLSEKPLFIYISQSGETADSRAVLVRTKELGYKSLTITNVPGSTLSREADYTLLLHAGPEIAVASTKAYTAQIAVLAMLAAVAAKAKGMALDVDVTKELGIVANAMEALCDAKHEMEQIAREYLATTRNCFFIGRAVDYYVVLEGALKLKEISYIQAEGFAGGELKHGTIALIENGTPVIALATQEHVNLSIRGNVKEVVARGANPCIISMKGLDMEDDRFVIPAVHPMLTPLVSVVPLQLIAYYAALHRGCDVDKPRNLAKSVTVE; encoded by the coding sequence ATGTGCGGAATCGTTGGTTATATTGGTGAACAACCATCAAAAGAAATTTTATTGTACGGATTAGAAAAGTTAGAATACCGTGGCTATGACTCTGCGGGGATTGCTTTACTAAACGAAACAGGAGTACATGTGTTTAAAGAAAAAGGACGAATTGCTGATTTGCGTGCGATTGTCGCAGAAGATGTAGACGCACCGCTTGGCATCGGTCATACACGTTGGGCAACACATGGCGTACCGAACCGCGTCAACGCCCATCCACACCAAAGTGCATCAGGCCGCTTTACGCTTGTGCACAATGGGGTAATTGAAAACTACGAGTTGTTAAAACGTGATTATTTAGCGCACGTGTCGTTTAAAAGTGATACCGATACAGAAGTCATTGTGCAGTTAATTGAAACGTTTGTAAACGACGGATTATCGGTAGAAGAAGCGTTTCGTAAGGCGCTTTCGTTATTGAAGGGTTCATATGCGATTGCTTTAATTGATGCAGAAAATGATGGTGTCATTTATGCGGCGAAAAACAAAAGCCCGCTTTTAGCTGGATTAGGCGAAGGATTTAATGTAGTCGCCAGCGACGCATTAGCGATGTTACAAGTGACAAATCAATATGTTGAGCTCATGGATAAAGAAATTGTCATTGTCACAAAAGAAAGTGTGACAATTAAAAAGTTAAATGGTGAAGTAGTAGAGCGTGCACCATATGTAGCGGAATTGGATGCAAGCGACATTGAAAAAGGAACATATCCTTACTACATGTTAAAAGAAATTGACGAACAGCCGCTCGTCATTCGCCGTTTAATTGAAAAATATCGCAACGAACAAGGCGAATTGGCGATTGACGAAGAAATCGTGCAAGCAGTGAATGAAGCGGATCGTTTATACATCGTCGCTTGCGGCACGAGCTATCATGCTGGTTTAGTCGGTAAACAATTGATTGAAAACTGGGCGAAAATCCCTGTTGAAGTGCATATCGCCAGCGAGTTTTCTTACAACATGCCGCTTTTATCGGAAAAACCGTTATTTATTTATATTTCACAAAGTGGAGAAACAGCGGACAGCCGCGCGGTACTTGTGCGCACGAAAGAGCTTGGCTATAAATCGTTAACGATTACGAACGTACCAGGTTCGACATTATCGCGCGAGGCAGACTATACGCTTCTTCTTCATGCAGGACCGGAAATCGCGGTTGCATCAACGAAAGCATATACAGCACAAATTGCGGTGCTTGCCATGTTAGCTGCGGTAGCTGCTAAAGCGAAAGGAATGGCGCTAGATGTTGATGTGACGAAAGAGCTTGGCATTGTTGCAAATGCGATGGAAGCACTTTGCGATGCAAAACATGAAATGGAGCAAATTGCGCGCGAGTATTTAGCGACAACACGCAACTGCTTCTTCATCGGTCGCGCCGTTGACTATTATGTTGTATTAGAAGGCGCATTAAAGCTAAAAGAAATTTCTTATATTCAAGCAGAAGGCTTTGCAGGTGGAGAATTGAAGCACGGCACAATCGCCTTAATTGAAAACGGCACACCAGTGATTGCCCTAGCGACACAAGAACATGTCAACTTAAGCATTCGCGGGAACGTAAAAGAAGTTGTCGCTCGCGGCGCAAATCCGTGCATCATCTCGATGAAAGGATTAGACATGGAAGACGATCGTTTCGTCATCCCAGCCGTTCATCCGATGCTCACACCGCTTGTGTCTGTCGTGCCATTGCAATTAATTGCTTACTATGCAGCATTACACCGTGGCTGCGACGTCGACAAACCGCGCAACTTAGCGAAATCTGTAACGGTGGAGTAA